ATTGCAtcgtttttttccaatttcatacaaaaaatcaacttcttcagaacagcgaTTCAAACAGAAGCCAAGAGAACCTTTGCCAATGGTGAAGGATGATGATGTTATTGATGAGGACCATGAGATGTCAATCACAGATGAAGATAtaatcagaatcacagcatcagaaGGGATTCCTGCCAGGAGAATAGAGGCACTTGAGTTTGCACGACAAGCGTCGTCATTTTTATTATCTGAGGACTTTATAAACAAATTTTTTAGAAGGttcactgaaacagcatttcGCCATGATCCCacatcttctttctctcagatttttcttccagagaaggaagtttcaaaaaaatttgaggatgctcagcaagctctgattcctgttcagcgagtgaaagagaaagaaaaagaaacagaaaaagagaaagaaaaagaaacagaaaaagaaacaaaacccgaggaagtgaagcctccaaaacaagtgggtcctgagaaagaagaagcagcagagaaagcaaaaacaaaggaaacaatttcagaggcaggcactgcaCAGGCCTCTGCCAAGCCAAAATTTGAtccaacagactggacagaaataaagaaatttgcattgaaaggGGATTCACTTTCAATGGATCCAAAAGGCATAGCTATGCCAGTGACATATGATGCACATGATGCAAACCCAAAATGGGAGAGATTGGATCGTGAAGTCgtcagggatctgatgaaagccgttcgtgataatggattggggtctccatacttcaaacaacttttgaaagggacatttaatatttatgatttaacaccatttgacATCCGATCTCTTGCAACCATGATCCTAAGCGACTCACAATTCattctctgggaagcaaaatggagaaaaattttaaatgattacAGAATCAAATACCAAGGTGGAGCGAATGCAGGTTTCACAGTGGCACAAATGGCcggtgatccaccacttgacagTGCAGTTCGTCAAGCCAGTTTTCTTCCTCGAGATGTTCTGACAGACATCAAAGAagcagccagaaaggcaatggtgcagATTCCGCCAGCAGGAGTCACAGAAAGTCTTTTTACAGATgtaaagcaaggtccttcagaaccCTTCGCTTCATTCATCGAtcgtctcacacaagcagtggacaggcaagtcatTGATGAGGGAGTGAAGTCACATATGATCcggtgtcttgcatttgcaaatgccaatccagaatgcaagcgagtcatcagtgcaatgccaggccaacccaccatggcagaaattctagaggcatgcagcaaggtggggacaccacagcatGTTGCAACAATTTTAGGAGatcaagtggaaaaagctgtcaaagaagcatttgcaaattttcaacaaagacagtgttacaagtgtggcaaACCAGGGCATTTCAAGAAGGACTGCCCACAAATTACAAACAATGCAGATTCATCAGATCGTTGTTCGGCATGCGGGGGAAGGAAGCGTCGTCCTGCGAGGAACAATGCAAGTGGAGGAACTCAGTCGGGAAACTCCAGGAGGAGCGCGGATCGTCAACGCGCGACGACACAAGTGATGGCGATGACTCAAGAGCAAGCTCCGCAAGGGGGACAATCATCAGGGAACAGCATTCTGACGCCCTCAGCAGGACAATTTGTAGGATCCCCAGCGATCCAGAGTTATTACCACCCGGGGCGCAATGCGATTTGGCAACTTCCAAAGTGATATGTTTTTTGGATGACAATTATGCAGTGATacccactggtgtcactggatcctcgtggaagaggcaggactttctaattataggtaaggacagaagcagtgttttgggacttgttatttacccttctgtcatttcagcagatcGCAATGATGAGTTGACAGTTTTAGCGAAGCCTCATCAGCCACCATTGATCATTCCCCCGAACACCTCAATTGCCAGGGCAATTGCATTGCCACcccatgctgcagaacaagtcTTGCCAGTGCTCCGGGAACAAGATCCTCCTTCAGGTGAGCACATGGAGGTTCATGCCTCCTGGGTGAAACGCATAGGCCGAGACAGACCAATTCTCGTCTGTGAATTGACCCAGGGGGACAAAACAATCGCAGTCAAAGGGATGCTTGACACGGGGGCGGACGTCACGGTAATTTCGTATCTTTTTTGGCCCAAGAGTTGGAATTTAATTGCTCCCTTGAGTCCTCTTTCAGGCATAGGGGGGAAcaccttgtgtctgcagagtgaaGATGCGATTGTTGTCTCGGGGCCAGGAGGTAAGACTGCAATCATTCGCCCATTTGTTGTGCAAAGACCCATCACAGTATGGGGAAGGGACATTTTAGTGCAATGGGGCGTGAGGttggaagtggatttttagTGGGGGTCACTGTGGCACTCACCACTTTGAAactgacctggaaaacagacaatcctgtctgggtggatcagtggccccttgagaggaaaaaattgagtgCTCTCAAAAACTTGGTCAGGGAACAAttggaaaagggacacattGTACCGACAAAcagtccctggaattccccagtttttgtcgTTCGCAAGAAAGCCCCTGGCTCATGGAGATTGCTTCatgatctcagaaaaatcaatgaggtcattgaggaaatgggaccacttcagctggggcttccatctctctcaatgATTCCGAGAGATTGGCCGCTGGTGATCATTGatctcaaagattgttttttcagcatcccacttcatccagatgatgctcctcgatttgccttttccatcccaagcatcaacagggaggagcctctgcagagatACCATTGGGTTGTTCTTCCTCAAGGTCTGAAGAACTCTCCGACCATCTGCCAATGGTTTGTTGCACGGGCACTGTGTCCAGCTCGAGAGAAACATCCAGgagcaaaaatcattcattacatggatgatctgctcattgctgccccaacacaacaggaattgcagagggctcgtgactgtgtgatcacagaggtgcaaaatgcaggtttggaaatttccacttcaaaaatccaggaaattgcaccttggaaatacctaggatggaaaatcactgaacaaacagtgaaaccacagaaaattgaaattagaaCAGAAGTTAACAACTTACAGGATTTGCAACAACTTTTGGGAGAGATCAACTGGATGAGATCCATCTTGGGGATCACAAATGATGAACTTGCGCCGTTGTTCAATCTTTTGAAAGGGGACAGTAACatcaaatcccacaggagcctCACTCCTGAGGCTCGGGAAGCCCTTGAGAAAAttgctggagccctccagcagagacaggcacatcgttttgtaacatctttacctttctttcttgcagtgttgggggaaaaaattcagttatatgggttgatttttcagtgggattcatcacaaaaagacccattgttgattttggagtggatttttttatcttacaggtctcCGAGGACGATCCTCTCAAGTCTggaaatgatagctcagatcatcatcaaagctaggaccaggctgcaaacaatggcaggcaaagactTTAAAACcatttacctgcctttgaaaaaagattattttgattgggcattgcagaaatcagaggacttgcagattgcattgttagattacccaggtgtttgtactattcatttcccaagccacaagctgttgaaagcaaaattaagtttcagagaaaagccaaaaataagtgaGGTGCCATTGGATGCAATAACAGTATTTACCGATGGCTCCggaaaaactcacaaatcagtaagtacatggcaggatgacatcacaggggagtggaaatcagatataagaatagtacaagggtCACCACAGATAGTGGAattagcagcagtggtcagagctTTTGAACTGTTCCAGCAACCTTttaatttgatcacagattcagCTTATGTAGCTAATGTGGTCAAAAGACTTGAGGGTTCACTTTTGAGAGAAGttgacaatgaaaatttatattcatatctattgtgcatgaggacattgttgcagaacagaaaacataaatattttgtctcgCACATCAGAGCACACTCTTCTCTTCCAGGTTTTTTAGCAGAAGgcaatgcacatgcagacaaattgaccatgccaatttcaagaactttaccgaacatttttgaacaggcaa
This sequence is a window from Hirundo rustica isolate bHirRus1 chromosome 4, bHirRus1.pri.v3, whole genome shotgun sequence. Protein-coding genes within it:
- the LOC120751923 gene encoding uncharacterized protein LOC120751923 codes for the protein MQASHQCNARPTHHGRNSRGMQQGGDTTACCNNFRRSSGKSCQRSICKFSTKTVLQVWQTRAFQEGLPTNYKQCRFIRSLFGMRGKEASSCEEQCKWRNSVGKLQEERGSSTRDDTSDGDDSRASSARGTIIREQHSDALSRTICRIPSDPELLPPGAQCDLATSKVICFLDDNYAVIPTGVTGSSWKRQDFLIIGKDRSSVLGLVIYPSVISADRNDELTVLAKPHQPPLIIPPNTSIARAIALPPHAAEQVLPVLREQDPPSGIGGNTLCLQSEDAIVVSGPGGKTAIIRPFVVQRPITVWGRDILVQWGVRLEVDF